A single region of the Pseudomonas mandelii genome encodes:
- a CDS encoding universal stress protein, translating into MPYHHILVAVDLTEECDPVIHRARELSVSNGAKLSLVHIVEPMAMAFGGDVPMDLSQLQQQQFDQAKERLDRLIVKYPELSKEYCHLTYGQPRQEIHHLAKEQTCDLIVVGSHGRHGLALLLGSTANDVLHGAPCDVLAVRLIKS; encoded by the coding sequence ATGCCCTACCACCATATTCTGGTCGCTGTAGATCTAACCGAAGAGTGCGACCCTGTAATCCACCGTGCTCGCGAGCTTTCAGTGAGCAATGGCGCGAAACTGTCCCTGGTCCATATCGTCGAACCGATGGCCATGGCCTTTGGCGGTGACGTCCCCATGGACCTGTCACAACTGCAACAGCAGCAGTTCGATCAGGCCAAGGAACGCCTGGACCGACTGATCGTGAAGTATCCGGAACTCTCCAAAGAATACTGCCACCTGACCTACGGCCAGCCACGCCAGGAGATTCACCACCTGGCCAAGGAACAGACCTGCGACCTGATCGTGGTGGGCAGCCATGGCCGACACGGCCTGGCATTGCTGCTGGGCTCGACGGCCAACGACGTGCTGCACGGCGCTCCGTGTGATGTGCTCGCGGTGCGCCTGATCAAAAGCTGA